The following are from one region of the Streptomyces rubrogriseus genome:
- a CDS encoding S1C family serine protease encodes MSDKQPWNEEKSCEHRERGHRGTPRPVRTSRAGGCSRCLRPAPRAAAAPGGHPRGPGGSPAQAPDPASDGSTAPDASWPPPQPPGTPAQSAATPTPTPTYGAGGDNGYGGSFPSDNGTGTGTGAGIGHGTGNGHGTGNGNGFGEGPGEGAGGWGAGGWGASYQQPAPKPGRGRGGVLAGVLIAALVAGGLGGGLGYTLARNNDEGGSTTVSASDTGGSVKREAGTVAGVAAKALPSTVTIQAEGSNGEGGTGTGFVFDKEGHIVTNNHVVAEAVDGGKLSATFPDGKKYDAEVVGHAQGYDVAVIKLENAPSDLNPLPLGDSDKVAVGDSTIAIGAPFGLSNTVTTGIISAKNRPVASSDGSADSKASYMSALQTDASINPGNSGGPLLDAQGNVIGINSAIQSTGNGGFGTGQAGSIGLGFAIPVNQAKFVAQQLIKNGKPVYAKIGASVSLEETTNGAKLTEQGVGGSDPVEKGGPADDAGLKPGDVITKLDDRVIDSGPTLIGEIWTHKPGDEVTVTYQRGGKQHTAEVTLGSKLGDD; translated from the coding sequence GTGAGCGACAAACAGCCGTGGAACGAGGAGAAAAGCTGTGAGCACCGAGAACGAGGGCACCGCGGTACCCCCCGCCCCGTCCGCACCTCCCGTGCCGGTGGATGCTCCCGCTGCCTCCGCCCAGCCCCCCGCGCCGCAGCAGCCCCCGGCGGCCACCCCCGAGGCCCCGGCGGCTCCCCCGCCCAGGCCCCGGACCCGGCGTCCGACGGCTCCACGGCTCCCGACGCCTCGTGGCCCCCGCCCCAGCCGCCCGGCACCCCGGCGCAGTCGGCCGCCACCCCGACGCCGACCCCGACGTACGGCGCGGGCGGAGACAACGGCTACGGCGGCAGCTTCCCCAGCGACAACGGCACAGGCACCGGCACCGGCGCCGGCATTGGCCACGGCACCGGTAACGGCCACGGCACCGGTAACGGCAACGGCTTCGGCGAAGGCCCCGGTGAAGGGGCCGGCGGCTGGGGCGCGGGTGGCTGGGGCGCCTCGTACCAGCAGCCCGCACCGAAGCCGGGCCGCGGACGTGGTGGTGTGCTCGCCGGTGTCCTGATCGCCGCGCTGGTCGCGGGCGGCCTGGGCGGCGGCCTCGGCTACACCCTGGCCAGGAACAACGACGAGGGCGGCTCCACCACGGTCTCTGCCTCCGACACCGGCGGCTCGGTCAAGCGTGAGGCGGGCACCGTCGCCGGCGTGGCGGCCAAGGCGCTGCCCAGCACGGTCACCATCCAGGCCGAGGGGAGCAACGGCGAGGGCGGCACCGGCACCGGCTTCGTCTTCGACAAGGAAGGCCACATCGTCACCAACAACCACGTGGTGGCGGAGGCGGTCGACGGCGGCAAGCTCAGCGCGACCTTCCCCGACGGCAAGAAGTACGACGCCGAGGTGGTCGGCCACGCCCAGGGCTACGACGTCGCGGTCATCAAACTCGAGAACGCCCCCTCGGACCTGAACCCGCTCCCCCTCGGCGACTCCGACAAGGTGGCCGTCGGCGACTCGACAATCGCCATCGGCGCGCCCTTCGGCCTGTCCAACACCGTGACCACCGGCATCATCAGCGCCAAGAACCGCCCCGTGGCCTCCAGCGACGGCAGCGCGGACAGCAAGGCGTCCTACATGAGCGCCCTGCAGACCGACGCGTCGATCAACCCGGGCAACTCCGGCGGCCCGCTGCTGGACGCGCAGGGCAACGTCATCGGCATCAACTCCGCGATCCAGTCGACCGGCAACGGCGGCTTCGGCACCGGCCAGGCCGGCTCCATCGGCCTGGGCTTCGCGATCCCGGTCAACCAGGCGAAGTTCGTCGCCCAGCAGCTGATCAAGAACGGCAAGCCGGTGTACGCGAAGATCGGCGCCTCCGTCTCCCTGGAGGAGACGACGAACGGCGCCAAGCTCACCGAGCAGGGCGTGGGCGGCTCCGACCCGGTCGAGAAGGGCGGCCCCGCCGACGACGCCGGCCTCAAGCCCGGTGACGTCATCACCAAGCTCGACGACCGGGTGATCGACAGTGGCCCGACCCTGATCGGCGAGATCTGGACCCACAAGCCCGGCGACGAGGTCACCGTCACCTACCAGCGCGGCGGCAAGCAGCACACCGCCGAGGTCACCCTGGGTTCGAAGCTCGGCGACGACTGA